One segment of Geoalkalibacter ferrihydriticus DSM 17813 DNA contains the following:
- a CDS encoding outer membrane protein, translating to MQTRTFLRYFLFLIFALFFALPLHAADGFYVGAWGGGTLLDEARVRGHQGSFNADFDGGMAFGAALGYDFAERYPQIGKGRMELEWSYRANDLKDARFTDGRFAAEGDVSVWSLMVNSFAEYHVTRPWLPYVGLGAGYARLSLNNARLAGTPLGDDSDDVFAYQFGGGLGYQVNNHLTVDLGYRYFATLDATLRLADQTSVDWEYDSHTLLLGLRLTFR from the coding sequence ATGCAGACACGTACTTTTCTCCGCTATTTTCTCTTCCTGATTTTCGCCCTTTTCTTTGCACTGCCCCTGCACGCAGCCGATGGTTTTTATGTCGGCGCCTGGGGAGGCGGCACACTCCTCGACGAAGCCCGGGTGCGGGGCCATCAGGGCAGTTTCAACGCCGATTTTGACGGCGGCATGGCCTTCGGCGCGGCTCTCGGCTACGATTTCGCCGAGCGCTACCCACAGATCGGCAAGGGACGCATGGAATTGGAGTGGAGTTACCGCGCCAACGACCTTAAGGACGCGCGCTTCACCGACGGCCGTTTCGCCGCCGAGGGCGATGTGAGCGTATGGAGCCTCATGGTCAACAGCTTCGCTGAATATCATGTCACCCGCCCCTGGCTGCCTTATGTCGGACTAGGCGCCGGCTACGCCCGACTCTCCCTCAACAACGCCCGCCTGGCCGGCACCCCCCTGGGCGACGACAGCGACGACGTGTTTGCCTATCAATTCGGCGGCGGTCTCGGCTATCAGGTCAACAACCATCTCACAGTCGATCTCGGGTACCGCTACTTCGCCACCCTTGACGCCACCCTGCGCCTCGCCGACCAGACCAGTGTCGACTGGGAATACGACAGCCATACCCTCCTGCTTGGCCTGCGCCTGACTTTCCGCTAA
- a CDS encoding multiheme c-type cytochrome: MKRGKIALFSLLLLATPLVFAGCGSNSSTEDITPRAQVSFVGPDRCGACHVDAYDAWKDSWHTLKATYGPAFEPGGQGAQAGLSNFNPWVLDNWGTLKSYMILDQVPAAVADADPAIPSGSLYLTPYLHTPQDVAIIVGATRKQRYAVYYDGSPVDGALIAYPVGTGYQILDGVTRDYAGNRARAGYNFLFIEIGLTGETASPSGNNYGEFRSWQERCIACHTTGFDPVAWDSAKANFVAGDPSQPDLKDLFVTDIRVSCESCHGPGAAHAESRSKIDIINPADLQGAARAEVCGQCHTRTQGNTLHGQGSNDQRGYVVGGELELMDVFNYTRPAWGEGNRQVSADGKGRRDHQQDMDIMLTDYINTQLNRGMPSNPHGGEACFDCHNAHAVGSNVALRASGQPHLKTENDPDGLIRLKEPREQMCGQCHAGQVDEYLDVLNGRLGWDGEENDPFRGRADRKQHIFSTDGEGRSFGLFPDEYIWAYKGTDTAVKANYSAIWPWEKSRFEQDGHVIVYGPAPWDGETTDGQVIPSFMPTGFTGPGGCVACHKSAHGEWKDSWHTLKATYGPAFEPGGKGAQAGLSNFNPWVLDNWDTLKSYMILDQVPPSVADADPAIPSGSLYLTPYLHTPQDVAIIVGATRKQRYAVYYDGSPVPGALIAQPVGTGYQIVDGVTHDYAGNRARAGYNFLFIEIGLTGEIPEPSSNNYVEWRSWQERCINCHTTGFDVAAWDEAKTKYVAEDPTQSDLKDLFIADIRVSCEACHGPGAQHAASSDPAHIINPVDLAGTERQAVCGQCHTRTQRNFHSSLANDQRGFVLGDGQALMDVFEYTRPAWGEGVRAVSADGKGRRDHQQDMDIMLTDYIRGGDSFHGSLACFDCHNAHGVGSNVALSDAGQEHLKTANDPDGLIRLSAPRQQMCGSCHVNVDRVLEVLNGQTGWDDEPAFRGRADRKQHIFATDRDGRSFGLYPDEYVWAYTIGEPQADAASYKAIWPWEIALYEDDPAFDVVIGEEPWNN; the protein is encoded by the coding sequence ATGAAGAGAGGTAAAATCGCATTGTTTTCGCTCCTGCTGCTGGCGACCCCGCTGGTCTTTGCAGGATGCGGATCAAACTCATCGACGGAGGACATCACTCCCCGCGCCCAGGTGAGTTTCGTCGGACCCGACCGCTGCGGCGCCTGCCACGTCGACGCATATGATGCATGGAAAGACAGCTGGCACACCCTGAAAGCTACCTACGGGCCGGCCTTTGAGCCGGGCGGCCAGGGCGCCCAAGCAGGTTTGAGTAACTTCAATCCCTGGGTACTGGATAATTGGGGCACGCTCAAATCCTATATGATTCTGGATCAGGTCCCTGCCGCTGTTGCAGATGCCGATCCGGCCATTCCGAGCGGTTCTCTGTATCTGACGCCGTATCTGCATACGCCTCAGGATGTCGCCATCATTGTCGGCGCCACCCGTAAACAGCGCTATGCCGTGTACTATGACGGCAGCCCGGTGGATGGCGCCCTGATCGCCTACCCGGTAGGCACCGGCTATCAGATTCTGGATGGTGTAACTCGCGACTATGCGGGCAATCGTGCACGCGCCGGCTATAACTTTCTGTTCATCGAGATCGGCTTGACCGGCGAAACGGCGTCGCCCAGCGGCAACAACTACGGCGAATTCCGCTCCTGGCAGGAGCGCTGCATCGCCTGCCACACCACCGGTTTCGATCCCGTCGCGTGGGATTCCGCCAAAGCCAATTTTGTTGCCGGCGACCCGTCGCAACCGGACCTCAAGGATTTGTTTGTCACCGACATCCGTGTTTCTTGCGAGTCTTGCCACGGACCGGGCGCCGCACACGCCGAGTCTCGGAGCAAGATCGACATCATCAATCCCGCCGACCTGCAAGGCGCCGCGCGCGCCGAGGTTTGCGGCCAGTGCCACACGCGGACACAGGGTAATACCCTGCATGGGCAGGGCTCAAACGACCAGCGCGGCTATGTTGTCGGCGGGGAACTCGAGCTCATGGACGTCTTCAACTACACCCGTCCCGCATGGGGCGAAGGCAACCGGCAGGTCTCCGCCGACGGCAAGGGTCGTCGTGACCATCAGCAGGATATGGACATCATGCTGACCGATTACATCAACACCCAGTTGAATCGCGGCATGCCCTCGAATCCGCACGGTGGCGAAGCTTGCTTTGATTGCCACAATGCCCACGCCGTCGGCAGCAACGTCGCCCTGCGCGCCTCCGGGCAACCGCACTTGAAAACCGAAAACGATCCGGACGGCCTGATTCGCCTGAAAGAACCGCGTGAGCAGATGTGCGGCCAGTGCCATGCCGGCCAGGTCGATGAATATCTTGACGTTCTCAACGGCCGACTTGGCTGGGATGGTGAGGAAAATGATCCCTTCCGTGGCCGCGCCGACCGCAAACAGCATATATTTTCAACCGACGGCGAAGGCCGCAGTTTCGGCCTCTTTCCCGACGAGTACATCTGGGCCTACAAGGGGACCGACACTGCCGTCAAAGCCAATTACAGCGCCATCTGGCCTTGGGAGAAGAGCCGCTTTGAGCAAGACGGCCATGTCATCGTCTATGGTCCCGCGCCTTGGGACGGTGAAACTACAGACGGCCAAGTGATCCCGTCCTTCATGCCGACTGGCTTTACCGGCCCAGGCGGCTGTGTGGCCTGCCACAAGTCGGCACACGGTGAGTGGAAGGACAGCTGGCACACCCTGAAAGCCACTTATGGGCCAGCCTTTGAGCCCGGCGGCAAAGGCGCCCAAGCGGGTTTGAGCAACTTCAACCCCTGGGTTCTGGATAATTGGGACACGCTTAAATCCTATATGATTCTGGATCAGGTCCCTCCCTCTGTTGCAGATGCCGATCCGGCCATTCCGAGCGGTTCTCTGTATTTGACGCCGTATCTGCATACGCCTCAGGATGTCGCCATCATCGTCGGCGCCACCCGTAAGCAGCGCTATGCCGTGTACTATGACGGAAGCCCGGTACCCGGCGCCCTGATCGCCCAACCGGTCGGTACCGGCTACCAGATTGTCGACGGGGTGACTCACGACTATGCGGGTAACCGGGCGCGGGCCGGATACAACTTCCTGTTCATTGAAATCGGCCTGACCGGGGAGATTCCCGAACCAAGTTCCAACAACTATGTGGAATGGCGATCCTGGCAGGAGCGCTGCATCAATTGTCATACGACCGGATTTGACGTCGCGGCCTGGGATGAAGCCAAGACCAAGTACGTCGCCGAAGATCCGACTCAGTCCGATCTCAAAGACCTCTTCATCGCGGATATTCGCGTTTCCTGCGAAGCCTGCCACGGGCCAGGCGCCCAGCACGCCGCCAGCAGCGATCCGGCGCACATCATCAACCCGGTTGATTTGGCCGGTACCGAGCGCCAAGCTGTTTGCGGACAATGCCATACCCGAACCCAGCGCAATTTCCACTCCTCTCTGGCCAATGACCAGCGCGGATTCGTCCTGGGTGACGGTCAGGCTCTTATGGATGTCTTTGAGTACACCCGTCCCGCCTGGGGTGAAGGCGTCCGTGCGGTCTCCGCCGACGGTAAAGGGCGGCGCGATCATCAGCAGGATATGGACATCATGCTGACCGACTACATCCGTGGCGGCGATTCCTTCCACGGTTCCCTGGCCTGCTTTGACTGCCACAACGCACATGGGGTGGGAAGTAACGTCGCGCTGAGCGATGCCGGCCAAGAGCATCTGAAAACCGCCAACGATCCTGACGGTCTCATCCGCCTGAGCGCCCCACGACAGCAGATGTGCGGCAGCTGCCACGTCAATGTGGACAGGGTGCTCGAGGTTCTCAATGGCCAGACTGGCTGGGATGATGAACCTGCCTTCAGAGGGCGTGCCGATCGCAAACAGCATATTTTTGCCACGGATCGCGACGGCAGAAGCTTCGGCTTGTATCCCGATGAATATGTCTGGGCTTATACGATCGGAGAGCCCCAGGCTGATGCGGCAAGCTACAAAGCCATTTGGCCCTGGGAGATCGCGCTTTATGAAGACGACCCGGCATTCGATGTCGTCATCGGCGAGGAACCCTGGAACAACTAA
- the pap gene encoding polyphosphate:AMP phosphotransferase, which translates to MFASAELGHRINKEEYDAQVPALREALLEAQMELGEKRGFPLILVLAGLEGAGKGETLKILNEWMDPRFIETHALGPPSDEERERPPMWRYWRRLPPKGKIGIFLGSWYTQPILARTYERCGHADLDQAMDRVLRFERMLADEGALVLKVWLHLSKDSQRERFKSLESKKATRWRVKPEDWRQHEHYDTLRRAAEHALRQTSTADAPWLVVEGSDSRYRDLSVGKALLAALRQRLSAEPPAHSRRPAPPALPATNGLNLLRSLDLSKKKDKKEYEKDLENYQGQLNLLLRKKTFAQRSLILVFEGIDAAGKGGSIRRVTAALDPRWYHIIPIAAPSDEERAQPYLWRFWRHLPRHGRVMIFDRSWYGRVLVERVEKLCTVTDWMRAYGEINDFEEQLVRNGALVAKFFLTIDKDEQLRRFESRQKTGFKRFKITDEDWRNREKWDDYEQAVCDMVERTSSEITPWTLVEANDKRYARIKVLKTLCKRLKEDL; encoded by the coding sequence ATGTTTGCATCTGCTGAACTGGGCCATCGAATCAACAAGGAAGAATACGACGCGCAAGTGCCGGCGTTGCGTGAGGCGTTGCTTGAGGCGCAGATGGAGTTGGGGGAAAAACGCGGTTTTCCACTGATCCTGGTGCTGGCAGGACTGGAAGGCGCGGGCAAGGGCGAAACCCTTAAGATTCTAAACGAATGGATGGATCCGCGCTTTATTGAAACCCACGCCCTGGGCCCGCCTAGCGACGAGGAGCGAGAACGGCCGCCCATGTGGCGTTACTGGCGGCGGCTGCCGCCCAAGGGCAAAATCGGCATTTTCCTCGGCAGTTGGTACACCCAGCCGATTCTGGCACGTACTTATGAGCGTTGCGGCCATGCCGATCTGGATCAGGCCATGGACCGTGTCCTGCGCTTTGAACGCATGCTCGCTGACGAGGGGGCACTGGTTCTCAAGGTCTGGCTGCACCTCTCCAAGGATTCCCAGCGCGAGCGTTTTAAATCCCTGGAGAGCAAAAAAGCTACGCGCTGGCGCGTGAAACCCGAGGACTGGCGGCAGCATGAGCATTATGACACCCTGCGTCGCGCCGCCGAACATGCCCTGCGCCAGACCAGCACCGCCGACGCTCCCTGGCTGGTGGTCGAGGGCAGCGACTCCCGCTATCGCGATCTCAGTGTCGGCAAGGCCCTGCTTGCCGCCCTCCGGCAGCGTCTCAGCGCCGAACCGCCGGCCCATTCACGTCGGCCCGCCCCGCCGGCTCTGCCCGCCACCAACGGCCTGAACCTGCTGCGCAGCCTCGATCTTTCCAAAAAAAAAGATAAAAAAGAATATGAAAAAGACCTGGAAAATTACCAGGGGCAGCTCAACCTGCTGCTGCGTAAAAAAACGTTTGCCCAACGCTCCCTGATTCTGGTTTTCGAAGGCATTGACGCCGCCGGCAAAGGCGGCTCAATCCGCCGCGTCACCGCTGCCCTCGACCCACGCTGGTATCACATCATTCCCATTGCCGCTCCCAGCGACGAGGAACGCGCCCAACCCTATCTGTGGCGCTTCTGGCGACATCTGCCACGCCACGGCCGCGTGATGATTTTCGACCGCTCCTGGTACGGACGAGTGCTGGTTGAGCGGGTGGAGAAATTATGCACGGTCACCGATTGGATGCGCGCTTATGGCGAGATCAACGACTTCGAGGAGCAACTTGTGCGTAACGGCGCCTTGGTCGCCAAATTTTTCCTCACAATCGACAAGGACGAGCAGTTGCGCCGTTTCGAGTCCCGCCAAAAAACCGGGTTCAAGCGTTTCAAAATTACCGACGAGGATTGGCGTAACCGAGAAAAGTGGGATGACTACGAACAGGCCGTGTGCGACATGGTGGAGCGCACCTCCAGCGAGATCACACCCTGGACGCTGGTCGAAGCCAACGACAAGCGCTATGCGCGCATCAAGGTTCTCAAGACGTTGTGCAAGCGGCTGAAAGAGGATTTGTAG